The window ATCGGCAAGTTGAGCGAGTCGGGGCGCTTCTTCCTTCAGTTCGTTCACGCCGGTGATATTTTTCAGGGCGCGCGCGGCATTACCTTCAGCGGCATACTTAACCGCCTCAAGCAAAACTTCATTCTTCTGTCGCTGAATGTCTTTCATGTAGCTGGTCTGCATACCTGCTTTAATCAGCTGCTCAAAAGGCTTACCGGCTTCTACCGCTTTCGTCTGTGACGTATCCCCCAGGAATACCGCGCGAGCGTTATGCTTCTCGATCACCTCCATCAGCTGTTTCATCTGCCGGGCGGGTATAACCCCGGCTTCATCAATGAATACGACTGATTTTTCATCCAGCTTTTTATCCTTCGCTTTGAGGAAGGCGGCAACGGTGCGGGCCGGTAATCCATCATCTTCAAGCGCTTTTTTCTGTGTCCCATAGGGGGCCAGCGCCGTGACCTTCAGCCCTTGTGACTCCAGCAGCTCTTTAGCGGCCATCGTCATATAGCTTTTACCGGTACCGGCGTAACCATGTGCGGCCACAAAACGATCTTTGCTCGTCACAATTTCTGTAACTGCGCGCATCTGCTCATTCTTGAGGGTTTTCCCGGCGAGCAGCTGGCCTGCAATCTCTGCGGTCAGCTGTCGCGGCATCTGCCCCCGGCCGCGTGATTCGATAGTCAGAATGGAACGCTCAAGGCGAATACCCTCCACGGTAGTGACGCGGTGGCTGGTCTTTTTAAGCCTGCCGTTTTTAATACCATCATCTACCGCAAAACGGGCTTTATCCGCACGCATCCCGCTATTCGTCAGCGAGTCGATCCACTCTTTGCGCGTCAGAGTTTCGGCCATAACTGAAGCACCGACCTTCAGCGTTGATTGATACCGGGCTTCGCCCTCGATGATGGCGCCCTTCTGTACCGCCTTCAGGTACGCTTTTTCAACATCGGCCATTGTGGCATGGCCCAGCACCTGCTTATTAGCGATCTGAATCAGCTTCTGGCGTTCAAAGCTGGCATCGCGCTCTGACAGCGACTTAACTGCAAACTGGATAGCCCGGTCAGCTTTAACCTCAGGGCTGGTAAAATCCGGGGCCATGTTGCGCGCAATATCAGCCTCCAGAGGTTTACCGTGTCCCTGCCATTCACGGTTATCAAAATCAATGCCTAGCGTTTTGGCGCGGCTGGCCCATTCCTGGTGAATTTCTTCACGGGAATGCTCTGTTTTCTTTTCACGCGTCGCCATCGAGACGCGGCTTTTCGTCTGAGCATCGGCGGTTTCCCGCGTCAGGCCCATTGCAGCGAGTCCCTTTTCAATTTGCTCCGACCGGCGGGAAAAAGCGCGAATCTGTTCGTCTGAAAAATGGGCCATATCGAACGTGTTATTTTTGCTGTTGTAACGCAGCTCATAACCGGCTTTGGTCAACTCCAGCGCCAGCTCCTGTTTGTAAACATCGCCCAGGTGCATTTTGTTACGCATCAGCTCATCATTTTTGAGCGCGCGCCACTGGCCGTCCTCGCGCTGGGTCATGTTCATGACAAAAGCGTGGGTGTGCAAATCAGGATCTAGCGCCCTGGACGTTTCGTGGCGAAAAGTAGCGACGACAAGGTTATTGGTATTCTGGGTTACTGATTTCCCCTGGCGAGTCGTCCGGGCCTGCGCGAGTTTTTCAGCTTCACGCACAGCAGCGGCAACAGCTTTTTCATGAGCCTCGATAATGGTTTTATCGCCGTGTATCAGCGCCTGCATGGATACCCCTTTAGGCGCTGAAAACGTCAGGTCGTAGCCCAGACGCTCTTTTTTGGCATCACCCACGTGTCGCTGCATATGCGTGAAGGTATCTATCTCTCCGACAAGCAGCTCTTTAAACCGGGCTGATTCAACGTCCCCGGATAAGCCGAGGGCTTCAGCTCCGGTTCCCTGCCAGGACGTGAATGATGAATCCTTACTGTAGTAATCATCCTTTGCATCAGAGTAGTAGCCCACAACGCTAGTGACGTTCTGGCGGGTAATCGTGGTTATATCAAGCATCAGATCTCCCTCAGTTCAATGCCAGGAACAGGGTTTTTGCGATGGTATTTAACGTGTTTAGCCTTGAACTTAGCGACGGGCATATCACCAGGCAACGCCAGATAGCCGGTGAGGTTTGGCAACATTGATATTTCGGTAGGCGTTACGGCACGAACAACTTTAACGTCGCGGCGTTTACGGACAATCCAGGGCTTCTGAGGATCGGATTCTTTACGCTCAACTTCGCCTTCTATCTCACCGAGTGAGCGCGACATTTGATCCAACGTTTCATCACCGAGACGGCTGCCGCCCAGCACGATGTTAGAACGCATGTTAGCCAGAATTGTCTGAGCCATATCCCGACCATAAACCTTAACCAGCTGAGAATAGGTTTGATAGCCAGCATAAACACACAGACCGCTTTTACGCCCTTTGGTCAGTGCATCGTTGAGGTTTGGCAGAAACTGGAGTGATTCCAGCTCGTCAATAAATACATTAATGCGGCTTTCTTTTTCACCCATACCCAGCACGATAGAAAAAATCGAATCCAGCCAGCAGGAAATTAGCGGATTAAGTGACCTTTTCATTTCTTCCTGCCAGGTGATAAACAGGGTTCCCGGCTTTCCATCATCAAGCCAGTCACGCAGGGAAAAATTACCTTCCGGCATTTTCAAATGTGGGGCAAGATTCTTACTGAGAACAAATCGCGCGCTTCCAACTGCTTTTTCAGACCCGGAAAAAATAGCTTCGGCAGGCGTCCCCATTAAAAATTCTTTTAATTTTTTCTGGTCAACGTTACAGGCCCAGTGAATAACTTCTTCCATAGTTACTGTGCTATATAGGCTGTGAAGTTTTTTCGAAACTTCACTAAAAATAAGACGGCCATAGCCGAACCATTCTTCAGTAGCCATATCAGGGCTTTCCTGAACAATAGAGTTCACTAAGCGCTCGTAATCATATGAACGGCGAATTTCATTGAAAAACACCCAGCCTTCAGTGCGTTTATCATAGGCGTTTAAAATAACATCGCCGGGACGATAGAAATTCTTTAAGAAGCCCCCATTTGGATCTAAAGCAATATTTTTGCCGCCTCTAATGATGCTCTTAAATAACAGTTCATTGAAAATTGTGGTTTTACCAGTACCGGTTGTACCGGCAATCGAAAAATGCAAGTTCTCAGCGTATGTAGGTATGGGGATATTAGCCACGGTTAACTGGTTGACACCTCTTTCGCGTGTTTTATCAGCGAGTGTTCTGGCGCGAACAAGCTCTGTACCACGATAAATCTTTTTGAATCTTTCGCCTTTAAACACGCGTGATTTATCATAAATGATAAAAGCGATCAGACCGCCAACACCAATAAACCAGCCAGCAATTAAAGCTGACCATAAAGGCCATAGCGAAAAAGTATTCTTAACCAGATACGGAATCAGGTATTTAGCCGTGGATGGATCAATACCGTAGGTAAATTTTGCAACTAGAAACCATACCATCACTGGAGGCAAAGTAATTGCAAATAAAAATGCTAAGCCTCTTTCTCTATCGTCCATTTCAGCGCTCCTTTTTTGGTTCCCAGACTTTGTAGCCGTTACGTTCAACCTCTGCTTTTGCCGCTTTGGTTTTGCCCGGTTCTGCTATCGAGCGCAGGAGGATTAGCGTTTCAATAGCGAGTGATTCATGCAACATCATCTGTCCTGCCGGTGGGAATTTTACGCCAGATAGCGTTTCGGTTATTGCCTTCAGCTCATCGCGCAGTGGGCCAAAATCCGCATCTGAAGCACGGTCAAAAAGATAATCCAGTTTGCGATTTACGTCGCTCAGCCGGTCGGCAACTATTTTCAACCCGGACTCCCGATCACCTGGGCCAGCTTCAATGCAGCGCCGCAGATAATCTGACCGATTACCTCCTGAAACCAGGTCTATATAGGCCAAAAGTTCATCTGATACTTTTGCGGTTATTATTGGCATTCAGTCCTCACATTGTGCATTTTTTAAACAAAAAATTGGGATCTAACAAGCTGAAATCTTAGTATTACCAAAGTAATAAAGCAAACTCATTATAAAACAATGAGTTATTGGGTGTTTTTAATACCTAATTATTACCGAATATTGTTGCTATTTATTTTTTTATCTTTTAAATCAGTATGATAGCGTGATTTATCGCGCTGCGTTAGGTGTATAGCAGGTTAAGGGATAAAAAATCATCTTTTTTGGTAGGGGCGATCTACGTAGGTTAAGGACTAACTGGCTAAAAAGCGTTCAATATTCCGTATTCATGCTTGCATGAATACCAGTACAACAAAAGTACATCAAAATTACATCAAAATTACATCACTTGAAGGTTGACAGTACAACAAAATTACATCATTCTTTGGTCATGAGGTAGCCAGTACAACAAAAGTACATCAAAAGTACATCAAAATTACATCAAAATTACATCATTCTAAATGAGGGTACTATGAAGCCCAAAAGTATCAGGGCGGCACTTCAGTTGATGTTGCCGGAAATAGAAGAAATGCTGTCACTGGGAGTTTCCAGGGAGGAAATTTATAAGGCAGTTTCTGAACGCTTCGGCCTGGAAGGTGTGAACGTTCGTAGCTTTGATACGTCCCTATATAGAGCGCGGCAAATCCGGAAAAATGGAATGCACAATACACATGAAAGGATGCCGAACAATGATGATAGTGTATTGCACAATACACAAAAAGGAGGTAGCGAGAAAGGTGCAGAGGAAAGTGTATTGCACAATACACAAACGCCGCCTGAGCCTGAACCGCAAGGAAGTGAAAAAAAAGAAAGTCCCGGCATTATTGATAAAGAGTTCTTCAATAAAATCAGTGAAGATTTCGACCCTAAGATGTTCAATAAAAAATTCTGAGGTGATTTATGAAAGTAGCGGTAATTAATTACAGTGGCAGCGTTGGTAAAACCTTAATTTCATCCTACCTGTTAGCCCCGCGTCTGACTGGAGCAAAATTCTATGCGGTTGAAACTATCAACCAGTCTGCTTCCGATCTGGGGATTGAGAATGTTTCCATTTTTAAAGGTGATGACTTTTCACGGTTGATTGAAGATATTGTTTTTGAAGATGCCGGGATTATTGATATTGGTGCGTCAAACGTAGAAGCGTTCCTGATGGCAATGTCCCGCTTTGACAGTGGCGCGAATGAATTTGATAAGTATGTAATCCCGGTTACGCCTGATAATAAGGCCATTGATGAAAGCCTGAAAACAGCACATACGTTAAGTAAGGCAGGTGTAAGCAGCGATAAAATCATCTTTGTTCCAAACCGCATTAGTCCAGATAGTGAAGTAGAGGATGTACTGGCGCCGGTATTTGAATTTGTCAAACGAACGAAAGTTGGCAAAATCAGCAAGAAATCTGTTATTTATAACAGTGAAGTTTTCGAATATCTCGCGTATCACCGTATCTCATTCGAAGCATTGACCGCTGAAGATCCAGAAGAATTTAAAGCCCGCGCTAAACAAACAACGGATGCTGACGAGCGCAAAAAACTGGCCCGCCGTTATACCTACATGAAACAGGCAATTCCTGTTAAAGCTAATCTCGATAAAGCATATGCGGCTTTAATGGGAGAATAAAATGGAAAAGCAGCCAGATAAATTTGAAGTTCTGATGGATTGGTTTTTAGGTGACGCGAAGGAAATCACCGCAAGTCAGAAAGAAATGACTGAGATACTTTCTGCGCTTTCGGAAAAGCTGGCAAAAGACACCGAAAGTTTAGGAGAGACGGCAGACTCTCTTAAACGGACTTTAGTAGAAAACCAGCGTTCAATTAGCCTGGCAATTAGTGATGATGCTAAGGCGCGTGAGGAATTTCTGACGAAGTTCCGCCGCGCGCAGGCGTCCAGAGCTGAGACGTTAACCCGTCAGATCCTTTTTATTACAGCTGGCTGCACTATTGTGGGCGCCGCCGTGGGTGCCGCGATAGCCATAATTCTACTGAGATAATGTAAACCGGGCATGTCCCGGTTTTTTTTCAAGCGAAGCGCGGAGGCCGCAGGCCGGAGGCATTAGTGGCCGCCGCCCGAAGGGGCGAGACGCGTAGCGGCTCGATGCGCAGCACGGCAGAACGGCCCCGCAGGGGTAATGCCCGGTTTAATTCAACGTGACAGTCACGTGGAGGAAAAATATGAATGACCGACAGCGTGAACAAGCCCGTATTCGCCAGGCCCGGCGCCGCGCGCGACTCAAAGAGGAAGGCGCTAGCGTGACAGTCACGCTAACAAAACAGGAAGAAGCAATGTTACAGGAGCTTTGCCGGGTTCGTCGTCCAGGACGAACAGCCTATTCCACGAATGAGTTTTTCCAACTGCTGCTGATCCGAAACTGGCAACAGTGGCAGGAGCAAAAGGCGCAGCTGGGGAAATGCCAGGCTTGCGGAAAGCTGAAAGCGGAGGGAGGTTGCGGCGGCGAACGGCAGAGCGAAACCTTTAACTGCTGGCTAGCCGTCGAAGCAAACGAGCTTAATGTGTAGTGTATTGTGCTATACAGAAATTGCCAAAAGCAGCGCGGAGTAATAACTGAAACGGCCGCGCAGCGGAAAGAAAAAAGCCCGGTCAATCCGGGTTTTTTTCTTTCGGCGGCTCAGTAATCGTCTAGATCTCCGCAGCCCAGCGGGCAACAATTACGCTCAATACCGTGGCTGCAATAATCGTTTTCCCGATCCTGCCGGATTTCTTCCGCGATCTCGTCTTGGGTCAGATAGTCAAATTCACGCCGCGCTACCGCGATCAGTTCTTCCCGATACTCGGCCGGAACGCCAGCAAGATAGCCGTCAATAACCGCGCTCAGGCGGCGCTGATACAGTTCATAAATCAGGCCGCAGCGGGGCTGCTGTTCGCGCGCAAAACTCTCACACTGGCGACGAAAATCTTCAAGAGTCTGCTCAAGGGTTTGTGTGGTCATGTCGTTTGTCCTCGATCTTTCTGTTAAAGACCCGGCTTGGCCGGGTCGTCAGTGCTATTTAGTTTGTTGCAGCAGCTGGTCTAATTTTGCCGCCAGTGCATACGTCGATGTGAAAGCGCCTTGCAGGCGCTGATTAGGCAGCTGGTTGAACGCTTCGAGGCAGGCGCGCAGCAATAATTCTTTCTGAGATTCGACTTCTTTTTTCAGCTGGGAAGGGGTGGTAACAGTGGTCATGCTTACTCCTTAGTGATCCGATACCGGCAATTTTTCGGGTGGCGGTATTGCCTCCCGATGATTTAATTATCGGTGATTACGCCTTTAAAGTCAATACAAGTACGGAATTTATTTACATGTTTTTATGCCCGTCAGGGCATGGAAGGCGACCGCGCCGGACTCCACCGGACACCGGCCGCAAATCGCCGGAAACTGCGGGACTGACCGGAGCAACAGGCCAACCCCCCTTCCTGCTAAGCCATAACCCAGCCCGCCGCCACGCAGCTGCCGCACGTCCCCACGGGGGTGCGCAGTGGGCGCCGCGCGCCTGCGCGCGGGTACAGCGGCCCGCCTGCGGGTCGCGGCGCCGTACTGCGAGTTAGCGGCCGCCGCGCGGCCGGTTACGGGGGACACCGCACCGTCACGGCCAGCGCCCCGCTGAGCTGCACAATCCACGGATAACACAATAGCGCACTGGCAAAGGATGCCGACGCCTGAAGGGCGTTGGCACCCCGAAGGGGCGGGGCGAGACGGGAACCGGCTCGATGCGCAGCACAGCAGAGCGGCCCCGAAGGGGTAACGCCCTGTGTGGCATCAGGATTTAGCGCAATGGCAGAACATGAGCTGGAGAGATCACCGGCAAGCAGCAGCAAAGGGG is drawn from Leclercia adecarboxylata and contains these coding sequences:
- the mobF gene encoding MobF family relaxase; this translates as MLDITTITRQNVTSVVGYYSDAKDDYYSKDSSFTSWQGTGAEALGLSGDVESARFKELLVGEIDTFTHMQRHVGDAKKERLGYDLTFSAPKGVSMQALIHGDKTIIEAHEKAVAAAVREAEKLAQARTTRQGKSVTQNTNNLVVATFRHETSRALDPDLHTHAFVMNMTQREDGQWRALKNDELMRNKMHLGDVYKQELALELTKAGYELRYNSKNNTFDMAHFSDEQIRAFSRRSEQIEKGLAAMGLTRETADAQTKSRVSMATREKKTEHSREEIHQEWASRAKTLGIDFDNREWQGHGKPLEADIARNMAPDFTSPEVKADRAIQFAVKSLSERDASFERQKLIQIANKQVLGHATMADVEKAYLKAVQKGAIIEGEARYQSTLKVGASVMAETLTRKEWIDSLTNSGMRADKARFAVDDGIKNGRLKKTSHRVTTVEGIRLERSILTIESRGRGQMPRQLTAEIAGQLLAGKTLKNEQMRAVTEIVTSKDRFVAAHGYAGTGKSYMTMAAKELLESQGLKVTALAPYGTQKKALEDDGLPARTVAAFLKAKDKKLDEKSVVFIDEAGVIPARQMKQLMEVIEKHNARAVFLGDTSQTKAVEAGKPFEQLIKAGMQTSYMKDIQRQKNEVLLEAVKYAAEGNAARALKNITGVNELKEEAPRLAQLADRYLSLSSEQQDATLIISGTNASRKTLNDYIRGNLGLAGTGETFTLLDRVDSTQAERRDSRYFSKGQIIIPEQDYKNGMKRGESYQVLDTGPGNKLTVESSSGEQIAFSPRTHTKLSVYQAVSAELAPGDKVMVTRNDKTLDVANGDRFTVKTVEGEKLTLEDKKGRTVELDKKQASYLSYAYATTVHKSQGLTCDRVLFNIDTKSLTTSKDVFYVGISRARHEVEIFTDDKKSLASSVSRDSPKTTAAEIDRFFGLEARFKDIGRDTSLETRSAEKGLPEATGESMAFNQKPDEHNMTTGTDYQPVSNAEDAFHLKQNPMDDSVGLRRHEAQQNDAELAHDYAAADDQQWSAQEYADYEHYAEASDYDFDSSIYDDYAMPQTSQAEQSHTGKEHTHEHEHEEGGHEI
- a CDS encoding type IV secretion system DNA-binding domain-containing protein, which codes for MDDRERGLAFLFAITLPPVMVWFLVAKFTYGIDPSTAKYLIPYLVKNTFSLWPLWSALIAGWFIGVGGLIAFIIYDKSRVFKGERFKKIYRGTELVRARTLADKTRERGVNQLTVANIPIPTYAENLHFSIAGTTGTGKTTIFNELLFKSIIRGGKNIALDPNGGFLKNFYRPGDVILNAYDKRTEGWVFFNEIRRSYDYERLVNSIVQESPDMATEEWFGYGRLIFSEVSKKLHSLYSTVTMEEVIHWACNVDQKKLKEFLMGTPAEAIFSGSEKAVGSARFVLSKNLAPHLKMPEGNFSLRDWLDDGKPGTLFITWQEEMKRSLNPLISCWLDSIFSIVLGMGEKESRINVFIDELESLQFLPNLNDALTKGRKSGLCVYAGYQTYSQLVKVYGRDMAQTILANMRSNIVLGGSRLGDETLDQMSRSLGEIEGEVERKESDPQKPWIVRKRRDVKVVRAVTPTEISMLPNLTGYLALPGDMPVAKFKAKHVKYHRKNPVPGIELREI
- the stbA gene encoding plasmid stabilization protein StbA, with amino-acid sequence MKPKSIRAALQLMLPEIEEMLSLGVSREEIYKAVSERFGLEGVNVRSFDTSLYRARQIRKNGMHNTHERMPNNDDSVLHNTQKGGSEKGAEESVLHNTQTPPEPEPQGSEKKESPGIIDKEFFNKISEDFDPKMFNKKF
- the stbB gene encoding StbB family protein, coding for MKVAVINYSGSVGKTLISSYLLAPRLTGAKFYAVETINQSASDLGIENVSIFKGDDFSRLIEDIVFEDAGIIDIGASNVEAFLMAMSRFDSGANEFDKYVIPVTPDNKAIDESLKTAHTLSKAGVSSDKIIFVPNRISPDSEVEDVLAPVFEFVKRTKVGKISKKSVIYNSEVFEYLAYHRISFEALTAEDPEEFKARAKQTTDADERKKLARRYTYMKQAIPVKANLDKAYAALMGE
- the stbC gene encoding plasmid stabilization protein StbC, with the protein product MEKQPDKFEVLMDWFLGDAKEITASQKEMTEILSALSEKLAKDTESLGETADSLKRTLVENQRSISLAISDDAKAREEFLTKFRRAQASRAETLTRQILFITAGCTIVGAAVGAAIAIILLR
- the ccgAII gene encoding protein CcgAII, which gives rise to MTTQTLEQTLEDFRRQCESFAREQQPRCGLIYELYQRRLSAVIDGYLAGVPAEYREELIAVARREFDYLTQDEIAEEIRQDRENDYCSHGIERNCCPLGCGDLDDY
- the ccgAI gene encoding protein CcgAI, encoding MTTVTTPSQLKKEVESQKELLLRACLEAFNQLPNQRLQGAFTSTYALAAKLDQLLQQTK